Proteins encoded by one window of Pelecanus crispus isolate bPelCri1 chromosome 8, bPelCri1.pri, whole genome shotgun sequence:
- the IRX5 gene encoding LOW QUALITY PROTEIN: iroquois-class homeodomain protein IRX-5 (The sequence of the model RefSeq protein was modified relative to this genomic sequence to represent the inferred CDS: inserted 2 bases in 1 codon) produces MSYPQGYLYQPSASLALYSCPAYSTSVISGPRTDELGRSSSGSAFSPYAGSTAFTAPSPGYNSHLQYGTDPAAAAAAAFTSYVGSPYDHTPGMAGSLGYHPYAAPLGSYPYGDPAYRKNATRDATATLKAWLNEHRKNPYPTKGEKIMLAIITKMTLTQVSTWFANARRRLKKENKMTWTPRNRSEDEEEEENIDLEKNDEDEPQKLEEKGDPGTPDTGAADPKAAPGCERLQESPGPREAEGGLSDSDCKEPAEERLDGPPAPAKAPGSSPLGPCPAGRGLPPPGGEEPPPYRPPXSAAAGPPHAADLHPLLPAAAAAGASVIHSPQQAALAKPKLWSLAEIATSADKAKEAGGEAAPPGPAVLGGGGPSRSPPRPRSPAAQCPFPNGAVLPRPLYYTAPFYPGYTNYGSFGALHGHPAGGPAAAPGAHFNGLNQTVLSRAESLAKDTKMIRSQSQVDLCKDSPYELKKGMSNI; encoded by the exons ATGTCGTATCCTCAGGGTTACTTGTACCAGCCGTCGGCGTCCTTGGCTCTCTACTCCTGCCCGGCGTACAGCACCAGCGTGATCTCTGGACCCAGGACCGATGAACTTGGGAGATCTTCTTCGGGCTCCGCTTTTTCCCCTTATGCCGGATCTACCGCCTTTACCGCCCCTTCCCCGGGTTACAACTCCCACCTCCAGTACGGCACCgacccggccgccgccgccgccgccgccttcacTTCCTACGTG ggCTCGCCCTACGACCACACGCCGGGCATGGCCGGCTCCCTGGGCTACCACCCGTACGCGGCGCCGCTCGGCTCCTACCCCTACGGGGACCCCGCGTACCGCAAGAACGCGACGCGGGACGCCACGGCCACCCTCAAGGCCTGGCTCAACGAGCACCGGAAAAACCCCTACCCCACCAAGGGCGAGAAGATCATGCTGGCCATCATCACCAAAATGACCCTCACCCAGGTCTCCACCTGGTTCGCCAACGCGCGGCGGCGGCtcaaaaaggagaataaaatgaCCTGGACCCCGCGGAACCGCAGCGAGGacgaggaggaagaggagaacaTCGACCTGGAGAAAAACGACGAGGACGAGCCCCAAAaactggaggagaagggggacCCCGGGACGCCGGACACAG gagcGGCGGATCCCAAGGCAGCGCCGGGCTGCGAGCGCCTCCAGGAGTCCCCCGGCCCCCGGGAGGCCGAGGGCGGCCTCAGCGACTCGGATTGCAAGGAGCCGGCGGAGGAGCGGCTCGacgggccgcccgcccccgccaaGGCGCCCGGCTCTTCCCCGCTGGGGCCGTGCCCGGCGGGCCgcgggctgccgccgccgggcggCGAGGAGCCCCCGCCGTaccgcccgcc ctccgccgccgccgggccgccgcACGCCGCCGACCTGCacccgctgctgcccgccgccgccgccgccggcgcctccGTCATCCACTCGCCGCAGCAGGCGGCCCTCGCCAAGCCCAAGCTCTGGTCGCTGGCCGAGATCGCCACCTCGGCGGACAAGGCGAAGGAGGCCGGCGGCGAGGCggcgccccccggccccgccgtgctgggcggcggcggcccgtCGCGctcgccgccgcggccgcgctCGCCGGCGGCGCAGTGCCCCTTCCCCAACGGGGCGGTCCTGCCGCGGCCGCTCTACTACACGGCGCCCTTCTACCCCGGCTACACGAACTACGGCTCCTTCGGGGCCCTGCACGGGcaccccgccggcggccccgccgccgcccccggcgccCACTTCAATGGATTAAACCAGACTGTCCTCAGCAGAGCCGAGAGCCTGGCCAAAGACACTAAAATGATCAGGAGCCAGTCCCAAGTAGACCTTTGCAAAGACTCACCTTACGAACTGAAGAAAGGTATGTCCAACATTTAA